Within the Cyprinus carpio isolate SPL01 chromosome B18, ASM1834038v1, whole genome shotgun sequence genome, the region ggttagaatggcagacttgacatgttaaaaggagggtgatgcttgaaatcattgttcttccattgttaaccatggtgacctgcaaagaaacgcgttcagccatcattgcgttgcataaaaatggcttcataggcaaggatattgtggctactaagattgcacctaaatcaacaatttataggttcatcaagaacttcaaggaaagaggttcaattcttgtaaagaaggcttcagggcatccaagaaagtccagaaagcgccaggatcgtctcctaaagaggattcagctgcgggatcggagtgccaccagtgcagagcttgctcaggaatggcagcaggcaggtgtgagcgcatctgcacgcacagtgaggcgaagacttttggaagatggcctggtgtcaagaagggcagcaaagaagccacttctctccaaaaaaaatatcagggacagattgatcttctgcagaaagtatagtgaatggactgctgaggactggggcaaagtcatattctccgatgaagcccctttccgattgtttggggcatctggaaaaaggcttgtcccgagaagaaaaggtgagcgctaccatcagtcctgtgtcatgccaacagtaaagcatcctgacaccattcatgtgtggggttgcttctcatccaagggagtgggctcactcacaattctgcccaaaaacacagccatgaataaagaatggtaccaaaacaccctccaacagcaacttcttccaacaacccaacaacagtttggtgaagaacaatgcattttccagcacgatggagcaccgtgccataaggcaaaagtgataactaagtggctcggggaccagaatgttgttgaaattttgggtccatggcctggaaactcccccagatcttaatcccattgagaacttgtggtcaatcctcaagaggcgggtggacaaacaaaaacccactaattctgacaaactccaagaagttattatgaaagaatgggttgctaccagttaggatttggcccagaagttgattgagagcatgcccagtcgaactgcagaggtcctgaaaaagaagggccaacactgcaaatactgactctttgcataaatgtcatgtaattgtcgataaaagcctttgaaatgtatgaagtgcttgtaattatattttcagtacatcacagaaacaactgaaacaaagatctaaaagcagtttagcagcaaactttttgaaaactaatatttatgcaAATCAAAATAGATCAGCTACTACACTTACACATACTCCTACGCCATCAATATGTGGTTTGAAGTCCAGGGACAGTCAAACCCAAAGGCAAATGAATTTAGATCAGCTACTAGTCTTTAATTGACTGATGCAGTTGATTCTCATGCTGCTCGTCAGGAGTTTAATTACAGCTGACTTGCGAATGTTTAATGGTTGCTGCATGCTctgttttgaatatgttttatttatactgtaggTGTTCATTTTACTgtgcattatttatgcattgaTCTCTTCTGGTGCATTATGCATGTTCTGTATCGACGTTTTTGACTAACCAAGAGTGTAGTGAATAAGTGGTGACCGGCAAACCCTGTGAAACACCAGCTTGCTTTgagtaactctctctctctctctctctctctttctgtctgtctcaggctctctctctctttcgtctGTAAGCTGCAGTCATGTTCTGGAAGTTCGACCTGCACAACTCCTCTCAGATCGAGAAGCTCTTGGAGAAGGAGGATGTGACTCTACAGGAGCTGCTGGATGAAGATGATGTGCTGCAGGAGTGCAAGGCCCAGAACCAGcgcctcctcctcttcctcactcgGGACAGCAGCATGCTGGAGCTCCTCAACCTCATCACGCACGAGCCCCCTGCTGACCGGGAGGAGAGACTGCGCTACAAGTGAGTGACGAGACTGTCTGGATTATCAGCACTTTCCGAgcagcactaaaataaaatgatttgaaacTTTGCCTGCGATGGAGCAAAAGTATTGTTCAGTCCAATGAATTGTCCGATATTTGGCCAGTTTGAGATTATTGGACAGGCCGATTAAGTAGCGGACATTTGGCCAATTATAGATTGTGTAGCAGGCTGATTACTCGAACAGATATTTGGCCGTTTTAAATCTATCTAGTTTAATTAATCAGCTGATGGATagccattttaatataataaatgtgttgaaatatttatttattgattgatttatgttCATTTCAAATTTATAAGATAGTCTGAATATTTAATCAGTATTTGGTCcagtcttatttttgtattatttacatacaaaaaaaatatatttagctattattattatgttttcagtttctgttcattttagtttaagttttagtaatttagctttttccttttttaatagtttttatatttctttttgctttttatttcatttatagcAAGTTTACTTCTACTTAAacttctgtttttaaattttagtataagtttttcagttgtatttgttttgttttatttccactttatttcaattacttgaaacaattaataatattgttagttaacaataacaatactgatTTGGCCCTCTGGGAATCATTAGACAGGCTTATTAAACAATCATAATTTGACCATTAAACAAGGATTTTTGGCCATATTGAGATTATCGTCTTGGCCAGTTATTGCACTTGGATGATAAACAGTAGTGTTAACCCTATTTTGTCCATTCGCAAATTTACAGACAACATTGTCAGTGGATAACACACATTTTCAGTTCCTAAATATCTTTagtgaattttgagtaaatataaGATAAATGTAGATGCATTCTTTCATGTTCTGCCATTCAATTTGCATTGTATGCTGAATGTATTTGCGATCTATCAATCGTTCTCTTGTTATATattgttctttctctctgtctctcatgcaGGTATGCTAATGTAGCATGTGAGCTGTTGACATGCGATGTGTCCCTCATCAATGATAAAGTTGGTGGAGATGAGTCTCTGATGAACACACTCTATAGTTTCCTAGAGCAGAAGTCAGCGCTGAATCCTCTATTGGCTTCCTTCTTCAGTAAGGCCTTCGGCAACCTCATCACCCGCAAGACAGAGCAGGTGCACAAACGTGTCTCTCTTTCCTCGTTTGAAAATCTGCGTTTCTGTTAATTTTCATTCAGCATTTTGCTCTGTTGTATTATTTATCAGGTTATTGGTTTCCTAAAGAACAAGGAGGATTTCATAGGGCAGGTGTTGAAGCACTTGGACACGTCGGCCATGATGGATCTGGTGCTGCGTCTCATTAGCAGCGTGGAGCCCGTGTGTCTCAGACAGGAAGTGCTTACTGTGAGTGCACACGACCTGCTGATTCATTATATAGTGGACTTTCTGGCTCTGAAAAAATAAACTCTCTTACACTTATTCTgatgaaacaacataaactactAAGTCATTAAAACTTTCAGCACATCTCAGAAGATGTAATAAATTTAACAGCATACTCTTTTGGAAATCAGTGTTGCAATTCTTAGTCTTAATTTAATAGCGTTTTATACATCCTAAATAGACACTTTTAAATAATCCtttattatacacttttttttatataccatttaaaaaaatagatttctgtaagattatttttgaaagaagccttttatgcttataaaggctgcatttatttgattggaaaatacaataaaaactgtaatactgtgaaatgttattacaatttaaaataattgttttctgttataatgtaatttattcctgtgatgcaaagctgaattttcagcatcattacaccattcttcagtgtcacatgatccttcagaaatcattctataataTGCCAATTTACTGATCAGCaagaaacagttattattatcaattttgtgcaaaacagttcaaaacagttgtgctgcttcatatttttgtggaaaccatgatacgctttattttttcatgattctttcatgattacaaagttcaaaagaacagcatttattaaaagaaaacttgtattttttttttctggcttcaaacttttaatggtagtgtacataataTTTAAAGACTTGTTTAACTCATTAATTAGTAGAATAactcatattttaaacatatttatgctgaatttatatttaaactgtgGGATGGGGGAAAACAATGCAATCTGTACACAGAAGCCATTAGATGAATGCATGGTGAAAAGTTTCCAAGACCATTTTAAGGTAACCTTAATGAAAAAACGAAAGATTTTAAATCTCTGTATTGAGTAAAAATCAACCCCTGGGATGCTCCAAACTAAAGAAATGCCTGTGTCtctgtgtattttgttttgatgtttcatGTCCTCTGTTGTCAGTGGCTGAATGAAGAGAGGCTGATCCAGAGACTCATTGAGCTGATACACCCTCACAGCGACGGACAGAACAGAcactcctgcaaaaaaaaaaattaatcaaacaacaaaaatatataacacaaaatatcaaataaaaaccataaaatattaagTATCTTTCAAATATATAACAGTAAATATGAATGAAGAtctataaatgtgtttgtgttcacagacGCAGTCGAACGCATCTCAGACGCTGTGTGACATCATCCGTCTGAGCAGAGATCAGGCCAGTCTGCTCCAGGAGACGTCAGAGACCACCGACCCTCTGCTCACAACACTagagctgtgagtgtgtgtgtgtgtgtgtgtgtcgtctctTTCACTGCAAACTGTGCTTGGTCACGTTTCATGTCAGCTAGACGGTGTCTTGATGTCTAAGTGGGTGGTTGTCTGTCAGAATCAGCAGCATAGTGGACCAGACTTTATCTAGGAATAGTTCAGAAActtttcatacaaaaatgaaaatgatctgatgtggatgagtttgtttcttcattggaacagatttggaaaaatgtagcattacatcgcttgctcaccaatggatcctctgcagtgaatgggtgccgtcagaatgagagtccaaacagctgctaaaaacatcaccgTAATCCACACGACTAGTCAAAATTTACCAACATATTTTTTAgacatgttttggactgttttcacttgtaaactgtgcttgttttgtgcatatttttctcctgattcctGAATTCTCCTGAAGAAAAccatattatggatagaggaaagtgatggtttgaagttaaaaacatctacaaacacagcttttcactttctaaaatgttaattgatggactggagtggtgtggattattgtaatatttttatcagctgtttggactctcattctgacggcacccattcactgcagagcatccattggtgagcaggtgATGGAAATCTAAATCTCGCTGCTATGCGTGTGTGTTTCAGACAGCAGAATGTTGAGGCCCTATTGAAGAACATGTTTGAAGGGGAAAAGAGTGAAGTGTGCATTGTCAATGGAACTCAAGTTTTACTCGCACTGTTGGAAACTCGTAGACCAGGGTGAGTAACACAAACACAAGACATATTTCATCTCACATTCACTGTTACTAAAGCGTAACATGTGTGCCTGTGCGTAACAGTGTTGAGCAGGTGATTGACCCGTGCTCTCAGGGATTGGAAAAGTCTTACACTGTAAACAACAGTATTTTAATGGGCATCCAACCACATCTAAAGCACTTCCACCACCTTCTGTTGAACCCACCCAAGGTCGGTCTGTTCCTGCAGTTTTATCACAAgtcttaaacaaaacaaaatcactggAAGATGTCATATTGAGGATGTTTCGACTCTGTGTGCTCAGAAATGTGTGATGTTGACCACGATGGGCGTCCTGGAGGAGCCGTTTGGCAACGCGCGACTGCATGCATCCAGACTGATGGCTGCTCTTCTGTACACCAGAGCTCCCAGAATCCACCTCGAGCTCTGCCAGCTGAACATGATCAACCTGCTGCTGGTATCAGTCATTCTTACTCTagtcaacaaacaaataaaatgttttctttcttaggtcctatcattttttttatttttatttaaaatgttacacttTTTCATCTTTCTGGATATTTAGACTCTTCAGACAGTATTTTCAGGATAGTTTTATTAGTttcatttttgtaagaaattattttatttatatatttaaattattatttttttatttttaaagaaataagacttttattcagcacagacgttttaaattaatcaaaagtgacagtgaagatatttgttacaaaatttacaaatgatttcaaataattgttgttcttttgatctttctgttTATCAGACAAGAGAAAAAAactatcatgttttttttccaaaactgttttcaacattgataataatgtttctagagcatcaaatcagcatattagaatgatttctgaaggatcatgtgacactgaagactggagtaatgatgctgaaaattcagctttgatcacaggaataaattatatacaacattttttatttaaaaaaaaaattactgtatttttggtcaaacaaGCATGGCCTTGATGCTTTTTCTTAAATGCTCTTTCTTACTCTTTCTCAATTACTCTCTATaggatttgtttttcaaattctcCTGGAATAACTTCCTACACATCCAAGTAGAGCATTGTGTCTCTGCCATCCTTAACCAGACGACACCGAACGGGAAAACACACGACAGTCCAGATCAGATTCAGCTGGAAACACAAGACACACAGAACTCAGAAAAAACTGACATGTTCACATGCTGTGACATGATAAAGCATGTAAGTATGACCCTCActtacatttttttcacatttactgtacatttttggcTTGGAGTTTCACTTCTATACAAGTTATTCCATTTGTTCTGCCCATGGCATTAAttgtagcactttattttacagtcctgttcctcatgtacatactatgtacttattttagtaattacaataactatgtaataactaggtactaaccctgaacctacccctaaacctaaccctaccccatgtagttaccttgtattaccagaactttcttagataaatacactgtaagtacactataagtacatataagtacacatactgtaaaataaagtgcaaccgcATTAATTGTCAGAAATGAAAATGCATCTTGTGAAATCTGTGTACGTCATTGtgatatgattgtgtgtgtgtgcagctgctgAAGGACTGCAGGCTGGTTCAGAGGATTTTGGATGCTTGGGaggaaaatgacaaaacacagtaAGGACTAATTTAAATATACGTGAGCTGTGTCAATACGTCAGTATGCTGGTTgagtatttgtatattatattagataGTAATAAAAGCATCTGTCCGTGTGTGTATGTAATAGGGAAGCTGGAGGCATGAGAAAAGGCTATATGGGTCATTTGACCAGGATTGCCAACACAGTGGTGCAGAATGCAGAGAGAGAACAGGAACAGACCCAAATCGCACAGCTAATAAAAGGTAGCTGACTCACACACTGCGAGTGGTTTTGGGTGGATTTGTGTGTGATTGACACATTATATGCTTATACACATTCCTTATCTTCAAATATTTGGTATGTTTGTGTATGACAGAGCTACCAGAGGACTATAAAGCACGCTGGGAGCAGTTTGTGAATGAAACGCTAACAGAAACTAACAAGAAGAACACAGCAGACCTGGTGAGCTTTCACACAAAGACGATCACAGGGAGTATTTTACATCAAAAATTACAAATCACCTTTAATAAGCATCTTGCTCTTAACACAGGTGTTCTCAGATTATCAGATCCAGCAAATGACGGCCAACTTTGTTGATCAGTTTGGACTGAATGACGATGAATTTGGAGACCATGACGGCAGAATCAGGTGATTCCCTGTACAAAGGTTTAGATTTAGAGATTTGAGTATTAAATTAATCagtagttaaataaataattgttaattattaaaatataacattcaattagatttagcatttatttctaccatacttgctcaacgactctcaaacgattcgctcaacgaATAATTTTTCCAAACACCACTTTTGtgtgacgctaatctgcggtgattggtccgcATCATGACTGTAATGCTTGATAAAGCAGCGTTtttgagcgcagtgctgctttgtgtacagcattaccggggaaaccactattttACCgatccaaaagcggcacctagtggcaaagaatgattttgcattttgtttcagACCAACAGAAAGGACTAACTAGTgtgcgggcaatatgctaatgtttcatgttgacatcaacatgaaacggcttgggattcgttttcaaaacaactcgtttcaatgattcagagtcgactctttcttttgagagacaataactttatacacagtgcacttatagatttaaaactttaccagatgttttcattcacttagagctgtgttacacactgcatgaaaggtaattttcagaaatccataataggggcactttaaattattgtttaccTACAGTAAATTTACCATaattagaaaagaaaagtttCTTACATTTGGTGCTTCATACAAACATGCAGTTACACGATGTccagcaatttaatttaatttaattttataattattagggctgggcgatatattgcatgcgattgtcacgcgcatttcgtcagtaaagccggttccctgattactgcTAAATCGCCATTTAATAGACAgggccgtagatcactgacaagctacgcaatatcgcgttcattatcaaaggcgattcatcttcgtagcttgtcagtgatctacggctctatatattaaatgccgctccatttgaaagcaggtgatggcgatttagcgctaatcagggaaccggctttactgacgaaatgcgcgtgacaatcataTGCGAtatatatcgcccatccctaataattatgtttattgaTACAGGTTTATATTTGATTACGTTTCTGTGTCTGTTTTTCGTGCAGCGCCACGTTCGATCGAATCACAGAGATCAAATTTAACCTGGTGGATGAGGGGGTGAGTATTACCTAATGctaattctttattatttgttCTATATTCttattaagtttaagtttattaagttttttccccccattctGGGTTATAATATCATCCTttccatgtttttgtttgttttcttcttatttacACTCGTTTAGCTTCCTTTCTCACTCTAGCTAACCCTTCCTGTTTTTTCTCATCTCTCAGGCGAGCTCTGCCATCTTTGAGACTCGCACAAAGGAGAGAATCCGGCCTTTTGATGAtgctgaggaggaggaagataTTTGGGAGGATAAAGAAATCAACTATGCAACACAAGTGAAAGCCAGAAGCAGGTtcataaagcacacacacatgttgACACACAAAACAGCCATTGCTCTGACTGCTGTTCGTCTTCGTTAGGTTTGGACTGGTGACAAACGCTCAGAAGAGCGAGGCGGATGGTGGCTCTCGCAGACGTCTGGGGTCACCTGACATGGAGTGGTTCCCAGAGACCAAACAAACTCAAGAAAATACCAAGAACCAGGAAATGGACAAGCAGTCCAGCGATCCGCAAAGTACGTTCACAGCTCACGCAATCTGGATCTAGACAGCTGATCCAATATAATAACTGAATGGAAAGATGATTATCACCCATCAGGTCCTGGATGGATAGCGAGTTTTGAAGACGACTTCAGCTGTCGGGATTTCACGAGTATCGCGATGGATACGGGCTCCAGTGTGTGGGGGAGCTCTACTGCCCAGCTCAGTGAGACGGAGGAGAAGGGATGGGCGACTTTCACGGACTTCCAGCCCTTCTGCTGGTGAGAGAGGGACTGTGCTTGACTCGATATTGTGTATTAATGTCATGTAGACACTGTGCTAAACATTCTCATGCTCTGCAGTTCAGATGCAGGACCCAGATGCAGTTCACCTGTGGACTCGGAAAATCCAAACAAACCGAGCCAAAATGAAGAAAGTAAGTCGCTTACCTGCTtataccatatatatacacacacacacacacacacacacacacacacacacacacacacatatatatatatatatatatatatatatatataatttttttctctttatactAATGCACAACAAATAAACATCCTGGCTTAACTATGTAATGTGGTACCGAACTTTTATAAGCATCTTtcatttttgcaaaaacaaaatattaaaataattataaaattatgcaaTATAAAAACTTCACAAACTCTAAACtctatcaaaaatataaaaaacaaattaaaaataatatctatttaaaagtttttttaaaataataatatttataataaaacttataaTTAACTTtgaaatacttaataataataataataataaatatatttattgctagGTAATTGATACTATTAATTTTTGTTCTATATATACTTAAAAAGGTacattaatgaatttattaaattggaatattacatatttttgttagtagtagtaatgcattatttattatatgtaataatttattttatatgtatatttcattttaattgtatcattataattattaatatttaaatattgttattagtattaatacCACTACTAGTGCCActactaatattaatgaaataatgttattttatgtagttgatgtaattaattagtttaattttccCATCTAAGTGCTTGTAGTCATTTCTTATGTAAGAATGCAAAATGCTTAgaaatgttttgcattattattattaattcttaatagaagtaataataataataatcattattatcattattttataattaataaaatatataatgttttaatttaatacatttataaaatataaatacatttgatttaataaattaaagtaaatttaataaataataaataaattaatacattttctccCTCAAAATGCTGTTAGCCATAAGAATATTAATTTTCTATGCCAGATGCTTATAAAGGTTtgatgttattaattattattagtagtagtataattagtaataataattattattattgttgttgttattagtatTTACCTTGCATATATTTAAcaatagtagtaatagtaatatttttattaggtaTTTACAGTACTTTTGATTGTCATTTGTTCTAAATGCTCTTGAAATGGTATCTTAACATCAGCTCATGTGTCTTGTGTAGTTAAAGGCTCATCAgcgtgtgtgtggagtgtgtgtggggCGAGGAAGGCTCCGCTGGTGGCGTCCGACAGCAGCTCCAGTGGGTCAGacagtgaggaagaggaggacagAACC harbors:
- the ppp6r2b gene encoding serine/threonine-protein phosphatase 6 regulatory subunit 2 — protein: MFWKFDLHNSSQIEKLLEKEDVTLQELLDEDDVLQECKAQNQRLLLFLTRDSSMLELLNLITHEPPADREERLRYKYANVACELLTCDVSLINDKVGGDESLMNTLYSFLEQKSALNPLLASFFSKAFGNLITRKTEQVIGFLKNKEDFIGQVLKHLDTSAMMDLVLRLISSVEPVCLRQEVLTWLNEERLIQRLIELIHPHSDGQKQSNASQTLCDIIRLSRDQASLLQETSETTDPLLTTLELQQNVEALLKNMFEGEKSEVCIVNGTQVLLALLETRRPGVEQVIDPCSQGLEKSYTVNNSILMGIQPHLKHFHHLLLNPPKKCVMLTTMGVLEEPFGNARLHASRLMAALLYTRAPRIHLELCQLNMINLLLDLFFKFSWNNFLHIQVEHCVSAILNQTTPNGKTHDSPDQIQLETQDTQNSEKTDMFTCCDMIKHLLKDCRLVQRILDAWEENDKTQEAGGMRKGYMGHLTRIANTVVQNAEREQEQTQIAQLIKELPEDYKARWEQFVNETLTETNKKNTADLVFSDYQIQQMTANFVDQFGLNDDEFGDHDGRISATFDRITEIKFNLVDEGASSAIFETRTKERIRPFDDAEEEEDIWEDKEINYATQVKARSRFGLVTNAQKSEADGGSRRRLGSPDMEWFPETKQTQENTKNQEMDKQSSDPQSPGWIASFEDDFSCRDFTSIAMDTGSSVWGSSTAQLSETEEKGWATFTDFQPFCCSDAGPRCSSPVDSENPNKPSQNEEIKGSSACVWSVCGARKAPLVASDSSSSGSDSEEEEDRTNIITESVPTANTKDNVKLSVDAKHEKALFIRKKNSQHIVPSAEVKPYLKDHFLSRRITDLDLLTLSALPPGIDQQEWIATNTVSFFQHTTLFFSALSDCCSLTTCPAAKSSRNMLYEWTDDQGKKLKCSAPIYIDYALSYIQEILTDERVFPTKAGSAFPSGFMFLIQKIFVMLFRTLAHLFSVHYQDAIAVELHPQLNTLFTHFITFSQTFRLLEPSETAPIDELIYVLTH